The Cyclobacterium amurskyense genome contains the following window.
TGACTCAAGAAGACTTACTAATATAAGGTACAATGATTATAATTATAAAGGAGGCCCTTTACAAAGCTATACCCTACGTACCCAAGATGAAGATGAGAAAGAGCCAAATTCAGAATTTAACCTGACTTACAAAAGAAGTTTTGAGCAAAGTGGTCATGTATTGACTGGTTCAGTTACCTATCTAGACTATTGGGAAAATTCTGACCAAGTTTACACACAGGATGGCTACACTCCTGCCGGAGCCCCTATTTCCGGAGCCTCCTTTTACCAAACTTCTCTAAATGATGAATTTGACAGACAGTGGCTATTCCAACTAGATTATACCAAACCAATTGGTAAAGAAGGGAATTTCGAATCTGGATTCAGGAGTAGTTTTCGAAACATGGAAAATGATTTTATTGTAAGCCAAAGACAAGAATCTGGAGAATTTGAAGCACTTCCGGGATTGGATGACATTTTTCTTTACGATGAAAACATCCATGCGGCATATGCCATTTTGGGTAACAAGCACGAGAAGTTTACCTACCAAGGAGGACTACGCGCAGAGTACACGGATGTTACTACCACATTGGTAACTTCAAATGAAATCAACCCTAGAGATTATGCCAACCTTTTTCCTTCCGCCCACTTTACCTATAACCTAAGCCAAGATGACGCTTTTCAGGTAAGTTACAGTCGTAGGATTAGAAGGCCTGTTTATAATGATCTCAGCCCTTTCATGACGTTCTCAGATGCCAGAAACTTCTTTAGCGGTAATCCTGACCTTAACCCAGAATATACCGATGCATTTGAACTTGGGCATATTAAATACATGGATAAGGGCTCCATATTTTCAACCGTTTACTATAGGGATACCAAAGATAAAATCGAAAGAATCAGAAGTGTAGATGAAGAAGGAAACTCAACTACTATACCTGAAAATCTAATCGGAGAACAATCCATGGGCTTTGAATTCACAACTGATTATATCCCTGTGGAATGGTGGAAATTAGACGCCAATTTCAACTTTTTCTATGCGAAGATAGATGGCAGCAATGTCTTGGATACCTACACTGCAGAAACCTATTCTTGGTTTACCAGACTTACTAGCCGATTTACTTTTGCTAATGGATTAGACATTCAGGTTAGGGGGAATTATGAAGGCCGAAGAAAGGTGGCTCAAGGAGTTCAAAAAGCCATTTCTTACATGGACATTTCTGCAAGTAAAGACATAATGAAGGGTAGAGGTACATTGATTCTCAATGTTCTTGATGTCTTTAACTCCAGGAGAAACAGGTACATATTTGAAGGGCCAGGCTTTACTACAATAGGTGATGTCTTCCCTAGGAAAAGGCAAATCAACCTGACATTAAATTACAGAATCAAACAGTCCAAATCCCAAAGCAAATCAACCTTAATGGGTTCCGAATAAGGGGTATTACCAAAGGGCAATTCACTAAGTTATTGCCCTTTGGTAAAATTTCATAGAAGATTAATTACTAAAATCTCAAGCAAGCTACACTTCCTGACGCTATATACTCAATGGTACAGAGTCAGGAAAAAAATTCATTTGGCCATTCGTTTCACTTCCTGATGCCGATAGCATTGCACCAAATGGTCATTGATAATCCCTGTGGCTTGCATATGGGCATAAATAGTTGTGCTTCCTAAAAATTTAAACCCATACCTTTTAAGTTCCTTGGCTATTTTATTAGACAGTTCAGTAGTGGAGGGAACTTCCTCCATATTATTCCATGCATTTTGCACTGGTTTACCATCTACAAAATCCAACATAAACCCTGTAAAAGTTCCATATTTAGATTGAACCTCCATAAACCTTCTGGCATTGTTTACAGCTGCTTCAATTTTCAATCTATTCCTGACAATACTTGGATCTTTGGTCAATTCAGTAATTTTATCTTCGGAAAATTCCGCCACTTTTTGATAATCAAAACTTTCAAAGGCTTTAGCATATCCAGCCCGTTTTTTCAGAATAGTCGCCCAACTCAGCCCGGCCTGGGCACTTTCCAAAATCAGAAACTCAAAATGGGTTCGGTCACTGTATACAGGCACCCCCCATTCCTCATCATGATACCTTATATAATCTTCAAATCCAAGACACCAAGGGCAACGGAATTTTTGAGTTTGGTCATGTTTATAATCGTTCATAACACTTCAGGTTTTTTTATAGGCTACAATACTTAATGGATAAAATATTAAATCAACCTGATTTATCAATTCAATAAATCAGATTGCTCCCAAAAAACAATGTGGCCTCCGACTCATTTACCTAAACCATCATTAAATGTCTTTCACTACTTCTTTTTTCGGCATTTTAATACTCCACATCCCCCTTAAATCACCAACTTTAAAATCAATAGCTTTGTCCTCGGGATACAAACTATTGATTTTTTCTAGTGTTGATTCATTGATTTCTTTCCCTGGTTCACCATGACAGTTTAGACAAAGCCCATTAGGAATAGTGATGGCTTTGGTATATAATAAAGTTTGCCCATCGTCCAATTTCTGGATATTGGCATGATTGTCAACATTATTATTGACATTATACGCATAAGCATCGAGCAATTCTAATTCCTTTTCATTGGGACTATTTTGTGGATTCCGGTTCTTGACAGATACCCTTCTAATATTGACCTTGTATTTATCGGCTACTTTTTTTGTAATCTTCAAGGCTTCTGTATTGCAAAAACCAACAGCCTCTTCTGCTCCATTTTCTTCAATTGCTTTTTGTAAAACCCCCATAAGTTCCTTTTGAGCGGCCATACTTATCTCATCACCCCATTCCATGGCATGCTCTGTAATTTCAGCTTCTCCCAATTTTTTAACTTCATTGGCTTTATTAACCTCTTCCACGAGATCCCTATCGATTTTCTTTCCGTCATTACAACTTCCAAAACCAATAGCCAATAAGAGACCGAACGAAAACAATCTGTATTTTACTTTCATCATCAATCCAATTTTGTTTTACTATTAAATATAAGGACTATTCCATTAAAAAGATTCAAAAAAACCAAAAACGAACAGCCACTGATGCAAAAGAATAGAGCAGCAGACATAAATAATTTATTTTAGGTCATTCACAATAGTGATCCTATAAAAAACTTGGTTCTTTTCTGATTCAGAAGGGTGGAAAATGAGATTCTAAATTTATATAAAGTAGTCCCAATTTGCACTTAATTTAACCCGGATTATGTAATAGGATTTCTCCGTCCTGACAATAGTCAGGGGTGAAGCCTGTCCCGTGTTTACGGAAAGTGTTGCAATCGCAAGAAAATCAGGCTGTTTGGAGATTTTAGCATAGCACCGCTATGGTGAAATTGAAAACAGCAACGAAGTGGCTGATTTTGAAGCGATTTCAGCATGTAATAGATTGTCTATTGCATATTTCGGGTTTAAGCACAAGGAGTAAAGAAATAAAGGAAACTGCCCTCATCAGCTTTCAAACAGAACAACTTACCTCTTAAAAAGAAACACTCCTATCAATCTAAAAGGTCTTTTTCAAGAGTCAAGCGTATAAAATAATTCTGTGTCGGGTATTCATCAACAATATTGCTTAATTTTGCCCCTCAAATAGAACAACCATGCTGGACAAACTGGAAGCAATTAAAGATAGATTTGAGGAGGTTTCACAACTAATCATCCAACCGGATGTAATGAGTGACATGGGAAACTACACCAAATTATCAAAGGAATACAAGGATCTGGAAAAAGTCGTTGCGGCCTACGATAGCTATCGCCTCACGCTTGATAATATTGAAAGCACTAAGTCAATATTAGAAAAAGAAAAAGATCCAGAGTTCCGAGAAATGGCCAAGATGGAATGGGAGGAATTGAAAAACCAGAAGGATGAGATGGAGGAAGATCTCCGGAAGATGTTAATTCCGAAAGACCCGAACGACTCTAAGGATTGTATTCTTGAAATCCGTAGTGGAACAGGTGGAGATGAGGCAGCCATCTTTGCGGGTGACCTTTTTAGGATGTACGAAAGGTTTTGTGAAAAACAAAACTGGAATCTTACTGTACTTGATTTGACGTTTGGAACCTCTGGAGGTTATAAAGAAATCATTAGCTCTGTTTCTGGAGCAGATGTATATGGCATGTTAAAATATGAGTCAGGTGTTCATCGTGTGCAGCGGGTTCCGGCCACAGAAACACAGGGAAGGGTACACACCTCCGCCGCAACGGTTGCCGTTTTGCCTGAAATGGAAGATGTGGACGTAGAAATAGACATGAACGAAGTAAGAAAAGACACCTATTGCTCCTCAGGACCAGGGGGACAATCTGTCAACACCACTTACTCCGCCGTTAGGTTAACCCACGAACCTTCGGGAATAGTTGTTACCTGCCAAGATCAAAAATCACAAATAAAAAACTTTGAAAAGGCACTTAAGGTATTAAGATCAAGGATATATGAAATAGAATTGGCCAAGCACAATGAGGCAGTAGGTGCCCAAAGAAGATCCATGGTGGGTAGTGGAGACCGATCGGATAAGATAAGGACTTACAATTATCCTCAAAGTAGGGTTACCGATCATAGGATTAACAAAACAGTATACAACCTTCCAGAAGTCATGGAAGGCAGTATAGAAGACTTCATAAGTGCCCTTCGTTTTGCGGAAAATGCAGAGAAAATGAAAGGTGGAGGAATGGAAGATTAATCCGAAAATAGCCTAAAACAAACGATTGTATAATTTCACTAATAAATTAAGGATAGGAGAATGAGAATCAATTCTCCTGCTATTTTACTTAACTTAGAAGCATAGCCTTCAACCCTTATAGGAAAAGGCTAAATTTAACCCGGATTATGTAATAGGATTTCTCCGTCCTGACACCAATAGTCAGAGGTGAAGCCTGTCCCGTGTTTACGGGAAGTGTTGCAATCGCAAGAAAATCAGGCTGTTTGGAGATTTTAGCATAGCACCGCTATGGTGAAATTGAAAACAGCAACGAAGTGGCTGATTTTGAAGCGATTTCAGCACGTAATAGATTGTCTATTGCATATTTCGGGTTTAAGCAGATTGCTGTTTTTTTCACTTCAACTAAGCACGCAAATTCACTACTAATGAAGGTATAAGACAAGCATTTTTCAAGTCCTATACCTCCACTTAAAGCACCAATATTTTCCTTTTAAACTCGCTGGTTCTTGTTCTAATAATTAACACGTGAAGTCCTTTAGGTAAGTTATTGATAAAATACACAAATTGACCTTCGTTGGTTGGCACCTCTTTGATTTTTAGGCCCATCGCATTATAAACCCCTATATAATTTACCCCTGCTATACCTTTTAAAGCAACATGTATATCTCCTCCAAATGAAGGGCTAGGAAATATTTCTATATTTTCATCTTCAGCCTCTTCGGCTACTGAGGTAATAAGGTTAACGTTTACAGAAAGCACCCGACTAGGCCCTTGATTACAAGCGTTTATAGGCGTCACTTCAACTACATGGTCACCAGGAGTAGTCCAATCTACACGAATTGAAGGTGTACCCTGTCCACTAATGATTTCACCACCACTACCAATTGACCATTGATAATTGATATCCTGTTCACCTGTTATTTCATAATCAGCCTCCTGAAATCCTACCCTTACATTGCCCGATATTACTGAAGGTTGATCTGGTATGGTAATTACCCGGATGTCTTTCTGAGTTGTTGGACCTTGACCACAAGGGTTAATACTTGATACAGTAAGCCTTTGCTCATTTAAATTCGTCCATTCAATGGTTATGGCTGAAGTTCCTTGACCTTCTCTAACCACACCTCCTGTAGCTTCCCAAAAGTACTCTGTACCTGGAATGGAATCTACCATGTATTCTTCCAAGGTATTCACACATACCACACCTTCACCTTGGATGGTGGTTGTTTGTTTTGGTTCTTCCGAAACGATTACTTCCAAGGCGGTAGTTTCTCCATTCCCACAACTATTCTTACCTCTCACCATTACTGCATTCCTACCGGGAGTATCCCATCTAACCACAACTCTGGAACTACCTTGCCCTTGAATAACACTCCCCCCATCTACGCGCCAATCATACTCTTCACCATCTAATCCTAAGTCCTGAATTGAATAAATCTGTTGACTGAGACAAATATTATCTTCACCAAAAATAGTTGGAATCACATCAGGAACCTGACAGGTATATTGATAAAAAATTCCATTTTCTCCTACCACATACCCAACATTCAAATCCCCAAAGCTAATACCCGTAAAATTCTGAAAGGTGCCTGTTTCTAATTTCTCCCAAGAATCTCCCCCATCAAAAGTTCGGATAATCAATCCATTTTCACCTGTGATAAAACCTACGGACTCATCAAGAAAGGCTATATCAGATAAAGGCGTATTAAACCCTGTTTGTAAAGGCTCCCAATTGAGTCCTTTGTCCCTTGTTTTGAATACAGCACTGGAAGTACTTACTGCAATTGCTGTCACCTCATCTAATATTGCTATAGCTTTTAAATCAGCATTGCTTCCGATATTTACCTTTTCCCAATCAAAACCTCCATTAGAAGAAATTAAGACCAACCCCTTTTCACCAATTATAACTCCATCATTTTCATTGAAAAAAAACACGTCTTTTAAGTTGTAATTAGCCATACCTGAACTCACTGTCTGCCAATTTACCCCCTGATTTTCAGTAATTGTAATTAACCCTTGATCCCCAACCGCAATCCCTTTATTGAAATCAAAAAAGTAAAGTCCATTTACATTTTTATTCGTACCTGGATTTAAGGTAGTCCAGTTAGCGCCCGAATTTCTAGTCGAAATGATATTCCCATTATCCCCAGAGATAAATCCTATATTAGCGGAATTAAAAAACAAAGAATTAAATGGTAAGGAAATAGGCCGAGACCTATCGGTAAATCTATTTCCCCCATCGGAAGTTAATAAAATCAAACCATCATCTCCAACAACATATCCCTTCATGTCTGTTGTAAAGGCTACCCCTCTAAAATCACTAGCGGTGCCAGATAATCTTATGGACCAGCTCGACCCCGTATTATTGGAAGATATCACAACACCGCTAGAGGCTACTCCCAATACATTGTTTGTGTTCGGCCTTATTGATAGGCTTTCTATGTCTTGATCTGAACGAGGATTTACTTCTATAAAAGTAAGCCCTGCATTGGTCGTTCTTAATATTGTGCCTCCATCTCCACTAATCACTCCTATAAGAGGGTAGGAAGGATTAAAAACCACATCTGTTAGATCAGTATCAATACCACTATTAATAAATTGCCAGTTTAGGGCACCATCTTCTGTCTTAATAATGGCCCCCTGATCACCTACTGCATAACCAATAGTATCATTAATAAAATACAGTGAATTCAAAGAAACATCGAATCCTGAATCATACTTTTCCCAGGACTCGCCAGTATTTAAAGTTTTGAAAATTTCGGCATTTGAGCTAACTGCATAACCAAGCTCTGGGTCTACAAAAAATATTTTATTGATAATGGCTTCTGTAGGTAGGTTGGAAACAGTCCATGATTGTCCCGCATTAACTGAGCGGAGGACAAGACCATTTTCCCCACTAATCATCAGTCTATTCTCGTCGACATGTAATACTTTATTCAGCTTCAAATCGGCTGGAAAGCTGGGGGAGGTCCAACTTATCCCAGCATTTATAGTTTTAAAAATTTGACCATTTTCGCTTAACAATATACCATTTTGCTCATCAAAAAATGAGAGATCCATCACATCTAGTCGCATTGGGAGTTTCAGCTCAACCCAGCTAAGCCCCCCATCTATGGACTTGAGCAGAATGTTTTCACCACCTATGAAGCCAACATTTGTGTTTACCCATTTTATTGATTTGTAATCATTACCCCAATCTCCAACCCTTCTCCAACTTTGTCCAAATCCAATCTGGATAAGCAATAGGCCAAAAAAACATAAAAGTAAACCCCGCTTCATATAAATGCCTAAGTTTAAATAAATTATCCTTACAAAAATAATATATAATTCAGTATATAACAGGAAAAAGAAATTTAATACGCCAGCACCATCTGAAAGGCTTTTTTCATACTACAAAATTGAAATAATAGGACATAAAAAAAAGGGTGCATCCACCCTTTCTTCTTAATCCATAAATTCTTTAACCTAATCATCTATCTTTTCCACCCACTGCAATCATGGCACATCTGAAACCAATGTGATTAGAAGCTGAGTCTTGGTGCATAAATCTCCTGGTCCCAGGTGCCAACCAATAAGCTACATCTCTCCAAGAACCACCTTTATAAACTCTGTAATTGTCATCAATCAAAGTAGTTTGATAAGTGTCTTGCTCATCATTGGTTCCATCTTTTCTAATAGGGTTAAGGTCATCAAAATCCTGAAATGAAAGTGGTCGATAAACATCTTGAACCCATTCGTTCATGTTACCTGCCATATTGTATAGTCCAAAATCATTTGGAGGAAAATCATAAACATTGGTAGGGATAATTTCTCCATCATTGGATACACTACCAGATAATCCAGCATAATCACCTCTTCCTCTTTTGAAGTTGGCGAGAAAATCTCCTTGTCTTGATTTTCTTTTTATGTTGTATGGATTTCTTGGTCCTCTACCATCCCAAGGATAGATTCGCCCATTTTCCTGATTTTCATCCATATACTGGGTTCCAATCATTCCTTTAGCAGCAAATTCCCATTCCGCTTCATTAGGAAGCCTGTAATTAGGAAAAACAACGCCTCGCTCTATTAGCTGATCTAAGGTAAGTGGATCGGATTGTTCTTCGTCATCCTTTTTCTTCTTACCTCCAAAGTTTTTCTCCCTCTCCAACTCATTTACGTATAGGGTTCTCCAATGACTATAAGCATTGGCCTGAGTCCAACTAACACCTGCTACTGGATAAAAATTAAATCCAGGGTACCTAAAGTAATAAGTAGAATAAACATCATTGTAAGACATGGCATTGGCCCATACCTTTTCGTTTGGCTCAAGTTTCTGGAGCGAATCAGTACTGACACTGTCAGCAATATTGAAAAGAAACTCTTTATAATCCACATTGGTAACCTCCGTTTCATCCATGTAAAAAGAAGCGATAGTAACTGTTCGTTCTACATTGTCACGAAAACCCATGACATCTTGTTCCTGAGATCCCAAGACTGCCCTTCCTCCTTGGATAAAAACAAGCCTCGGCCCTATCACTTCTCTAGGAAGCCTAAAGACCTGAAATGCTGAATCTTCTTCATCAAAACTATATTTTGCTCCGGTTGATGCACTTATGCCTCCGGGATTGCTGGCAGTTCTTCTGGAAGTTTGATTTCCACAAGAAGACACCAAAAGCCCCAGTAATGCCACTGCAGCAAAAAAACTAAATTGAAAATTTTTATTCTCAAATTTCATGCGACAAGTTTTATGTTTTGCCTTATTAAAACGCTAATATATGACCAATAATATATTATACCAATATTCTCTTTCTTTCAAAACACCAGACAAAAACCATTTTTTATCCAATTCTTGTGAAATACTACAAAAATAATTGTACCACCTATATAATTCCCCACACGAAAAAATATCTGATTTGTAAAAAAAGGCCCCAAACAAAACTAATATTTTTACGCTAAGGTCCTCTTTATTAAACAAATCCCATTTTAAAACCACCCTCTATTTTACAAATAACATATCAGAAAGCCAATTTTTAGCCTTTTGAATATTATCGACCCCTTTGATTATAAGAATTAAACGATCTTTGGTTTCTTTTATTTTACAATTTCTGTTCTTCGATTGAATAAACTTAATAATATTCATAAAGATTGGAGAACTAAAATAAACATCTTTATCCGAAGAAACGAAGTAACACTTCATTTGTTCATTTTTCAGGGCAAGTTTTTCAAACCCAAGTTTCTCAGCCATCCATCTTAACTCTACCGTCTCAAATAAAGCCTGTACTCTTTCCGGAATGGTACCAAATCTGTCCTTTATCTCCTCTCTAAATTCATTAAGCGCCTTTTCTTCTTTTATATCATCCAATTTAGAATACAAACTTAACCGCTCAGAAATATTACTCACATAACTCTCTGGGATAAGTAACTCCATATCTGTCTCAATCACACAGTCCTGCACCAATGGAGCAACAGTCTGTTTTAGGTCATTTTCAAATAGTGCGGCAAATTCTGTCTGCTTGAGCTCCTGAACCGCATCATCAAGAATTTTGTGATACATTTCAAATCCCAAATCAGAAATAAACCCACTTTGTTCAGCTCCTAAAAGGTTTCCTGCTCCACGGATATCCAAATCTCTCATTGCCACTTTAAATCCATCTCCAAGATCAGAAAATTCTTCCATCGCCTGAAGCCTTTTTCTGGTTTCTACGGTTAACGTTGAAGTGGGCGGAGTGAGCAGGTAACAGAAAGCTTTTTTGTTGCTTCTCCCTACTCTACCTCTCATCTGGTGCAAGTCACTCATACCAAACATGTGTGCCCTATTGATGATAATCGTATTGGCATTTGGTATATCCAGCCCTGACTCAATAATATTGGTAGAGACCAATACATCATAAGCTCCATCGATAAAGTCCACCATGATTTTTTCCAACTTTTTACCGTCCATCTGCCCATGAGCTCCTACCACCTTGGCATCTGGCACCAACTTCAATATCAAATTGGCAATTGAGTCAATTTCCATAACTCGGTTATGGACAAAAAAGACCTGACCACCACGGCGAAGTTCATTGGATATCGCATCTCTAATGATTTCTTCTCTAAAGGTATATATTTCTGTAGTTACAGGCTGTCGGTTTGGCGGAGGAGTAGCGATTACCGACAGGTCTCTAGCCCCCATTAATGAAAAATGAAGGGTTCGGGGAATAGGAGTAGCTGTCAATGTAAGCACGTCTACATTTACCCTAAGTTGCTTCAATTGATCCTTGACCTTTACCCCAAACTTCTGTTCCTCATCAATGACCAATAAGCCAAGATCTTTAAACTTCATTGCCTTGTTCACTATCTTATGGGTCCCGATAAGAATGTCTATTTCTCCATTGCCTACTTTTTCAATGATCTCTTTTACTTCTTTGGCGGTTCTAAACCGGTTAATAAAATCTATGGAAACGGGAAAATTTTCCAGACGCTCTTTAAATGTCTGGTAATGCTGCATGGCTAAAATTGTAGTCGGCACCAATACCGCTACTTGCTTCCTGTCATTTACGGCCTTGAATACTGCTCTTACGGCTACCTCGGTTTTACCAAACCCAACATCCCCACAAACTAGCCTATCCATAGGGTAAGGCTTCTCCATGTCATCTTTTACATCCGATGTGGCCGAAGCTTGATCAGGAGTATCTTCGTATATAAAAGAACTTTCCAGTTCTACTTGTAATACACTATCTGTAGAAAATTGATGTCCCGAAGCTGTCTTGCGTTGAGAATAAAGTTTAATTAAATCCTTTGCAATATCCTTGACTTTATTTTTAACCCGTTTCTTTTTGTTCTCCCACTCCTGAGTACCCAATTTGGACATTATAGGCATGGTACCTTCCTGACTGCTATACTTAGAGATTTTATGTAAAGAGTGAATATTGACATAAAGCAGGTCATCATCTCTAAAGACTAAACGGATGGCTTCTTGCATTTTCCCTGTGACCTCTACCTTTTCCAAACCTGCAAACCGCCCTATTCCATAGTCAACATGGACAATATAATCTCCAGGATGAAGATTTTTTATTTCTTTTAGTGTAAGTGCCTTAGATTTGGAAGTGGTTTTTGTGGACTTGTATCTGTAGAACCTTTCGAAAATTTGATGGTCCGTATAGCAAGCCAACTTCAATGAGTCATCCACAAAACCTTCCTTAAGATTAATTGGTAATGTCTGAACCTTCAAAGTGGGATCCAACTCATGAAAAATATTAACCAGACGACCTATTTGCTTCTCACTTTCCGAACAAATAATATTGGTAATCCCTTTGGCTCTGTTTTCATTAAGGTTTTGGACTAAGAGGTCAAATTGTTTGTTGAAAGATGGCTGAGGATGTCCCTGAAATTGGAATTCTGGCACGTCTTTCCATTCAAAGACATGTCCAAAAGCCAGTAAGGTAAAAGATGATAATTGGGCCTCAAACGCACTCGTATCCAAAAACAGCTTCTCTGGTGGCATAAGTAAAGCACCACTTTCTCCTATCTTATCGTAATACTGACAAGCTTTTTCAAATAGCCCCTGTATTACATTTGTAGAGTTTTTATAATTTTTAATCCAAAAACAGGTTCCTTCAGGAAAAAAGTCCATAATTGGCTGCCGACTTTCCTGTTCCATCTTCGTTTGGATATTCGGCAGAATACTAATCTCCTCAACACTGCCAGTGGACAACTGTGTTTCTGGATCAAAGGTCCTTATGCTGTCTATTTCTTTACCGAAAAGTTCCAGACGAAAAGGCATATCATTGGCATAAGAGTAAATGTCAATGATTCCACCTCTAACGGCAAATTGCCCTGCCTCGTATACAAAATCAGATTTCTCAAAGCCGTAGGTACTTAATAGCTCCTCTATAAATGAAAGGTCCACTTTCTCACCTACCTTAACAGCAAAGGTGTTTTCTTTTAAGCTCTTTTTATTAATAACCTTTTCATAAATGGCCTCAGGAGAAGTGATAAGCACCTTTCCCTCAGACATTGAGCCCGACAGCTTGTTGAGAATCTCTGCCCGCATCAATACATTGGCATTCTCAACTTCATCATAATGATATGGCCTTTTATAACTAGCTGGAAAAAGATAGGCGGCTTCTCCAGTAAAGGTTTGCCAATCACTCGCTAAATAGGCTGCCTCTTCGCTATCATTGCCTAACACAACATGAAAGCCACCTCTTACTTTCGATATAGCATGAACGATTAGCATGTCCATACTCCCTGAAAGCCCTTTAACATTCATTCTTGAATGCTCACCAGAACCAATGCTTAATCCAAGATTTCTTACAAATGGATCATCTGTATAAAGTGATAAAAACGACTGCTTGTCCAACTACTATTCTAATTTAGTGTAGAACCCTAGATAGGCTGATTCTTTTCTTTGCTAGGCTTTCGCCTGCGCTCTGAAAAACCAAACTCGGGTTGAAAATAAGTGTTTG
Protein-coding sequences here:
- a CDS encoding TonB-dependent receptor domain-containing protein, producing the protein MKYISLLLLFFLASQPLYPQSSTFGEIHGKVVDKEGKAALGFATISVFSLESEDKKLINGGITSEDGSFSIDLPQGKFNVLVEFMGYEALEINDIVINRENRKLDLGSVGLSADTESLDEVVVQGEKTLMELSLDKRIFNVGKDLSNAGRSANDILMNLPSISVDPEGGVRLRGSSNVRILVDGKPSGLVSFKGSSGLQQLPASMIESVEVITNPSARYEAEGMAGVINIVLKKDNNQGFNASFEGTVGNPDNFGLAANLNYRQKNINWFINYGVAYRSPPREGTISQEVDNGDTTFYSHQTTSGTVSGLNNNIRAGLDYYFNENSILTGSYLWRRSDSRRLTNIRYNDYNYKGGPLQSYTLRTQDEDEKEPNSEFNLTYKRSFEQSGHVLTGSVTYLDYWENSDQVYTQDGYTPAGAPISGASFYQTSLNDEFDRQWLFQLDYTKPIGKEGNFESGFRSSFRNMENDFIVSQRQESGEFEALPGLDDIFLYDENIHAAYAILGNKHEKFTYQGGLRAEYTDVTTTLVTSNEINPRDYANLFPSAHFTYNLSQDDAFQVSYSRRIRRPVYNDLSPFMTFSDARNFFSGNPDLNPEYTDAFELGHIKYMDKGSIFSTVYYRDTKDKIERIRSVDEEGNSTTIPENLIGEQSMGFEFTTDYIPVEWWKLDANFNFFYAKIDGSNVLDTYTAETYSWFTRLTSRFTFANGLDIQVRGNYEGRRKVAQGVQKAISYMDISASKDIMKGRGTLILNVLDVFNSRRNRYIFEGPGFTTIGDVFPRKRQINLTLNYRIKQSKSQSKSTLMGSE
- a CDS encoding DNA-3-methyladenine glycosylase I, which translates into the protein MNDYKHDQTQKFRCPWCLGFEDYIRYHDEEWGVPVYSDRTHFEFLILESAQAGLSWATILKKRAGYAKAFESFDYQKVAEFSEDKITELTKDPSIVRNRLKIEAAVNNARRFMEVQSKYGTFTGFMLDFVDGKPVQNAWNNMEEVPSTTELSNKIAKELKRYGFKFLGSTTIYAHMQATGIINDHLVQCYRHQEVKRMAK
- a CDS encoding Tll0287-like domain-containing protein yields the protein MMKVKYRLFSFGLLLAIGFGSCNDGKKIDRDLVEEVNKANEVKKLGEAEITEHAMEWGDEISMAAQKELMGVLQKAIEENGAEEAVGFCNTEALKITKKVADKYKVNIRRVSVKNRNPQNSPNEKELELLDAYAYNVNNNVDNHANIQKLDDGQTLLYTKAITIPNGLCLNCHGEPGKEINESTLEKINSLYPEDKAIDFKVGDLRGMWSIKMPKKEVVKDI
- the prfA gene encoding peptide chain release factor 1 codes for the protein MLDKLEAIKDRFEEVSQLIIQPDVMSDMGNYTKLSKEYKDLEKVVAAYDSYRLTLDNIESTKSILEKEKDPEFREMAKMEWEELKNQKDEMEEDLRKMLIPKDPNDSKDCILEIRSGTGGDEAAIFAGDLFRMYERFCEKQNWNLTVLDLTFGTSGGYKEIISSVSGADVYGMLKYESGVHRVQRVPATETQGRVHTSAATVAVLPEMEDVDVEIDMNEVRKDTYCSSGPGGQSVNTTYSAVRLTHEPSGIVVTCQDQKSQIKNFEKALKVLRSRIYEIELAKHNEAVGAQRRSMVGSGDRSDKIRTYNYPQSRVTDHRINKTVYNLPEVMEGSIEDFISALRFAENAEKMKGGGMED
- a CDS encoding YCF48-related protein; this encodes MKRGLLLCFFGLLLIQIGFGQSWRRVGDWGNDYKSIKWVNTNVGFIGGENILLKSIDGGLSWVELKLPMRLDVMDLSFFDEQNGILLSENGQIFKTINAGISWTSPSFPADLKLNKVLHVDENRLMISGENGLVLRSVNAGQSWTVSNLPTEAIINKIFFVDPELGYAVSSNAEIFKTLNTGESWEKYDSGFDVSLNSLYFINDTIGYAVGDQGAIIKTEDGALNWQFINSGIDTDLTDVVFNPSYPLIGVISGDGGTILRTTNAGLTFIEVNPRSDQDIESLSIRPNTNNVLGVASSGVVISSNNTGSSWSIRLSGTASDFRGVAFTTDMKGYVVGDDGLILLTSDGGNRFTDRSRPISLPFNSLFFNSANIGFISGDNGNIISTRNSGANWTTLNPGTNKNVNGLYFFDFNKGIAVGDQGLITITENQGVNWQTVSSGMANYNLKDVFFFNENDGVIIGEKGLVLISSNGGFDWEKVNIGSNADLKAIAILDEVTAIAVSTSSAVFKTRDKGLNWEPLQTGFNTPLSDIAFLDESVGFITGENGLIIRTFDGGDSWEKLETGTFQNFTGISFGDLNVGYVVGENGIFYQYTCQVPDVIPTIFGEDNICLSQQIYSIQDLGLDGEEYDWRVDGGSVIQGQGSSRVVVRWDTPGRNAVMVRGKNSCGNGETTALEVIVSEEPKQTTTIQGEGVVCVNTLEEYMVDSIPGTEYFWEATGGVVREGQGTSAITIEWTNLNEQRLTVSSINPCGQGPTTQKDIRVITIPDQPSVISGNVRVGFQEADYEITGEQDINYQWSIGSGGEIISGQGTPSIRVDWTTPGDHVVEVTPINACNQGPSRVLSVNVNLITSVAEEAEDENIEIFPSPSFGGDIHVALKGIAGVNYIGVYNAMGLKIKEVPTNEGQFVYFINNLPKGLHVLIIRTRTSEFKRKILVL